From the genome of Streptomyces sp. NBC_01116, one region includes:
- a CDS encoding alkaline phosphatase PhoX, whose product MSSAPRSTATRRQVLAGSGAAAAIAFTGAFSELFAGTAAARGHDGYGPLVPDPDGLLDLPKGFRYRVLSREGEPLRSGEGPVPGNHDGMAALPGRNGRVHLVRNHENRHSARIGVPTVQGLTYDPAAKGGCTSLELDGRNRVLGERVAIAGTAVNCAGGPTPWRTWLTCEENEDKAGTNGYTKDHGFIFEVDGADPRRTGAVPLTAMGRFQHEAIAVDPKSGIVYETEDAFDKPFGLFYRFLPEKPLGGTGSLRAGGALEAMRVPGVPDLSAVRETGTSFDRIEWVPVPDPLAARTPIRFQDFGPKGVTHAQKLEGCYWGGSSVYFVSSFARSEEGSAADHYGQVWRYEPKKRRLTLVVIFGPDTDIQLPGESPDNICLAADGGLMVCEDGGGAQHVLGVTRRGEVYTMARGRQNIGTPEEPEWGEFAGVAFSPDGSTMYVNCYRPGTTFAVTGPWC is encoded by the coding sequence ATGTCATCCGCACCCCGCTCCACCGCGACACGACGCCAGGTCCTCGCAGGCAGCGGCGCAGCCGCCGCGATCGCCTTCACGGGAGCCTTCTCCGAACTCTTCGCGGGCACGGCCGCCGCACGCGGCCACGACGGCTACGGCCCTCTCGTCCCCGACCCCGACGGGCTGCTCGACCTGCCGAAGGGATTCCGCTACCGGGTGCTGTCCCGGGAGGGCGAGCCGCTGCGCTCCGGCGAGGGGCCGGTGCCCGGCAACCACGACGGGATGGCCGCCCTGCCCGGCCGCAACGGCCGGGTGCACCTCGTCCGCAACCACGAGAACCGGCACAGCGCCAGGATCGGCGTACCGACGGTCCAGGGGCTGACCTACGACCCGGCGGCCAAGGGCGGCTGCACGTCCCTGGAGCTGGACGGCCGCAACAGGGTGCTCGGCGAGCGCGTCGCCATCGCCGGTACGGCGGTCAACTGCGCGGGCGGGCCCACCCCCTGGCGCACCTGGCTGACCTGCGAGGAGAACGAGGACAAGGCCGGGACCAACGGGTACACCAAGGACCACGGCTTCATCTTCGAGGTGGACGGCGCCGATCCGCGCCGCACCGGGGCGGTCCCGCTGACCGCGATGGGCCGCTTCCAGCACGAGGCGATCGCGGTCGACCCGAAGTCCGGGATCGTGTACGAGACGGAGGACGCGTTCGACAAGCCGTTCGGGCTCTTCTACCGCTTCCTGCCCGAGAAGCCGCTCGGCGGCACCGGTTCGCTCCGGGCGGGCGGGGCGCTGGAGGCGATGCGGGTCCCGGGCGTGCCGGACCTCTCCGCCGTCCGGGAGACCGGTACGAGCTTCGACCGGATCGAGTGGGTCCCCGTACCGGATCCGCTGGCGGCCCGGACCCCGATCCGCTTCCAGGACTTCGGCCCGAAGGGCGTCACGCACGCCCAGAAGCTGGAGGGCTGTTACTGGGGCGGCTCGTCCGTCTACTTCGTCTCCAGCTTCGCCCGCAGCGAGGAGGGTTCGGCGGCCGACCACTACGGCCAGGTCTGGCGCTACGAGCCGAAGAAGCGGCGGCTCACCCTGGTCGTGATCTTCGGCCCGGACACCGACATCCAGCTGCCCGGCGAGTCCCCCGACAACATCTGCCTGGCGGCCGACGGCGGGCTGATGGTCTGTGAGGACGGCGGCGGCGCCCAGCACGTGCTCGGGGTGACCCGGCGCGGCGAGGTGTACACCATGGCGCGCGGGCGGCAGAACATCGGGACGCCCGAGGAGCCGGAGTGGGGGGAGTTCGCGGGGGTCGCCTTCTCCCCGGACGGCTCGACGATGTACGTGAACTGCTACAGGCCGGGGACGACGTTCGCGGTGACGGGGCCATGGTGCTGA
- a CDS encoding ABC transporter, producing MTALLRYQAALLARSQRWLAPLLLYAAVLAVGLRSGQPVLGSLGVAAAAVLPVTAWAVHLCVAQEPPAARAVASAAAGPRRVHLAALLTAAGCTAALAVVTTVVVLLISEPVTDDGGAVSRPAAALAGLLAVLCCVLMGAAVGALSTRPVPLRRGWSVAAAVLGSLLALVTAGSPARLAVTALVTGARTGTVPPPFLPVLGAAALAAAAAFLVCRIAARRG from the coding sequence ATGACCGCCCTCCTCCGCTACCAGGCCGCCCTGCTCGCCCGCTCCCAGCGCTGGCTGGCGCCCCTCCTGCTGTACGCGGCCGTCCTGGCCGTCGGCCTGCGGAGCGGGCAGCCCGTGCTGGGCTCGCTCGGCGTCGCGGCCGCCGCCGTGCTGCCCGTCACCGCGTGGGCCGTGCACCTCTGCGTCGCCCAGGAACCGCCCGCCGCCCGGGCGGTCGCCTCGGCCGCCGCGGGACCGCGGCGGGTCCACCTGGCCGCGCTGCTCACCGCCGCGGGCTGTACGGCGGCGCTCGCCGTGGTGACCACCGTCGTCGTCCTGCTCATCAGCGAACCGGTCACCGACGACGGGGGTGCCGTCTCCCGCCCGGCCGCCGCGCTCGCCGGACTGCTCGCCGTCCTGTGCTGCGTGCTGATGGGCGCGGCGGTGGGGGCGCTGAGCACCCGTCCGGTGCCGCTCCGCCGGGGCTGGTCCGTCGCGGCGGCCGTGCTCGGGTCGCTCCTCGCCCTCGTGACCGCCGGATCCCCGGCGCGCCTGGCCGTCACCGCCCTGGTCACGGGAGCGCGGACCGGGACGGTCCCACCGCCCTTCCTGCCGGTGCTCGGGGCGGCGGCCCTCGCCGCTGCCGCGGCGTTCCTCGTCTGCCGGATCGCCGCCCGGCGCGGGTGA
- the zapE gene encoding cell division protein ZapE, producing MSSSTAFPGPSPLAETAPLSLCAREPHVPADRLVAEMVPPPRFDSVRFDTYVPDPNQPSQSEAVTVLAGFAAGLGGAHATGSGRRKWFGSRKPAAPAGPRGVYLDGGYGVGKTHLLASLWHATPAEPSLKAFGTFVELTNLVGALGFQQTVRTLSEHRLLCIDEFELDDPGDTVLVSSLLSRLVEAGVALAATSNTLPGKLGEGRFAAADFLREIQGLSAHFRPLRIDGEDYRHRGLPEAPPPYDDEQVTRAAYATAGASLDDFPGLLDHLARVHPSRYGALTDDIAAVCLTGVSAVPDQSTALRLVVLADRLYDREVPVLASGLPFDQLFSDEMLNGGYRKKYFRAISRLTALARDAKGLVAQ from the coding sequence GTGTCGTCATCCACCGCGTTTCCGGGGCCGAGCCCCCTTGCCGAAACCGCCCCGCTGTCCCTGTGCGCCCGCGAGCCGCACGTTCCCGCAGACCGTCTGGTCGCCGAGATGGTGCCTCCGCCGCGCTTCGACTCGGTGCGCTTCGACACGTACGTCCCGGACCCGAACCAGCCCAGCCAGAGCGAGGCCGTCACGGTCCTGGCGGGCTTCGCCGCCGGGCTCGGCGGGGCGCACGCGACGGGTTCCGGCCGCCGCAAGTGGTTCGGGAGCAGGAAGCCGGCCGCTCCGGCCGGGCCGCGCGGGGTGTATCTCGACGGCGGCTACGGCGTCGGCAAGACCCACCTGCTCGCCTCCCTCTGGCACGCCACGCCCGCCGAGCCGTCGCTGAAGGCGTTCGGCACGTTCGTGGAGCTGACGAACCTCGTGGGCGCACTGGGCTTCCAGCAGACCGTGCGGACCCTCAGCGAGCACCGGCTGCTGTGCATCGACGAGTTCGAGCTCGACGACCCGGGCGACACCGTGCTGGTGTCCTCGCTGCTCAGCCGGCTCGTGGAGGCCGGCGTGGCGCTCGCCGCCACCTCGAACACACTGCCGGGCAAGCTCGGCGAGGGCCGGTTCGCCGCCGCCGACTTCCTGCGCGAGATCCAGGGCCTGTCCGCGCACTTCCGCCCGCTGCGCATCGACGGCGAGGACTACCGCCACCGCGGTCTGCCCGAGGCGCCGCCGCCGTACGACGACGAGCAGGTCACCCGGGCCGCGTACGCCACCGCGGGCGCGTCCCTCGACGACTTCCCCGGGCTGCTTGACCACCTGGCCCGGGTCCACCCGAGCCGGTACGGCGCGCTGACCGACGACATCGCGGCGGTCTGCCTGACCGGGGTGAGCGCGGTGCCCGACCAGTCGACCGCGCTGCGCCTGGTGGTGCTGGCCGACCGGTTGTACGACCGGGAGGTCCCGGTGCTCGCCTCGGGGCTGCCGTTCGACCAGCTGTTCAGCGACGAGATGTTGAACGGCGGGTACCGGAAGAAGTACTTCCGAGCCATCTCCCGGCTGACTGCGCTGGCGCGTGACGCGAAGGGGCTGGTGGCGCAGTAG
- a CDS encoding polysaccharide deacetylase family protein yields MRKTTTLTVAGVLTGAALAGCGGPAPAPAPPPTPAASAALSGAPSGASEKPPTMAPGPAGRTPVFERRPTGGGAAGRAAEKVVALTFDADMTADQGPRADSGERFDNPELVALLRRLKVPSTVFMTGRWAEEYPAQAKAIGTDPLFEIANHSYSHHAFSSPCYGLPVVAKDTMAGEVERAFAAFRKAGARNVVPYFRFPGGCYDDTALRALAPANVTAVQWDVVSGDAFATDADAVAEQVLDGVRPGSLVVMHCTRSAAPATGTAVRRIVPELRERGYRFVKVSELMEDRP; encoded by the coding sequence ATGCGGAAGACGACGACTCTGACGGTCGCGGGCGTACTGACCGGCGCCGCCCTGGCCGGGTGCGGGGGTCCTGCCCCCGCACCCGCTCCCCCGCCCACCCCGGCGGCCTCCGCCGCGCTCTCCGGTGCTCCCTCCGGTGCGTCGGAGAAGCCGCCCACGATGGCCCCGGGCCCGGCGGGCCGCACCCCGGTCTTCGAGCGGCGGCCGACGGGCGGGGGCGCGGCCGGCCGCGCGGCGGAGAAGGTCGTGGCGCTGACGTTCGACGCCGACATGACGGCCGATCAGGGCCCCCGGGCGGACTCCGGCGAACGCTTCGACAACCCGGAGCTGGTCGCGCTGCTGCGCCGGCTGAAGGTGCCCTCCACCGTCTTCATGACCGGGCGCTGGGCCGAGGAGTACCCGGCGCAGGCGAAGGCCATCGGCACGGACCCGCTGTTCGAGATCGCCAACCACTCCTACAGCCACCACGCCTTCAGCTCGCCCTGTTACGGCCTGCCGGTGGTCGCGAAGGACACGATGGCCGGCGAGGTGGAGCGTGCCTTCGCCGCGTTCCGGAAGGCGGGGGCGCGGAACGTGGTGCCGTACTTCCGCTTCCCCGGCGGCTGTTACGACGACACGGCGCTGCGCGCGCTGGCCCCGGCGAACGTGACGGCCGTGCAGTGGGACGTGGTCAGCGGCGACGCCTTCGCCACGGACGCGGACGCGGTGGCCGAGCAGGTGCTGGACGGGGTGCGGCCGGGCTCGCTCGTGGTGATGCACTGCACCCGCAGCGCGGCCCCGGCCACCGGGACGGCCGTACGCCGGATCGTGCCGGAACTGCGCGAGCGCGGCTACCGCTTCGTGAAGGTGTCGGAGTTGATGGAGGACCGCCCCTGA
- a CDS encoding indole-3-glycerol phosphate synthase, producing the protein MIEKPLTPEDVDFVTTLHGEERISFVVLLQPRGDQADVLLRAIDDVAMGELKEAVREGEEPEGDEARETAQIGLEYSLRALRDAGSEAIGQVIEDHPLDRLTTVVEEAGADEVIVLTAPHYVEEFFHRDWASRARHKVGVPVLKLFAHSE; encoded by the coding sequence ATGATCGAGAAGCCGCTCACTCCCGAGGACGTGGACTTCGTCACCACCCTCCACGGCGAGGAGCGGATCTCGTTCGTCGTTCTGTTGCAGCCGCGCGGCGACCAGGCCGATGTCCTGCTGCGCGCGATCGACGACGTGGCGATGGGGGAGCTGAAGGAAGCGGTCCGCGAGGGCGAGGAGCCGGAGGGCGACGAGGCCCGCGAGACCGCGCAGATCGGCCTGGAGTACTCCCTCCGGGCCCTGCGCGACGCGGGCTCCGAAGCGATCGGACAGGTGATCGAGGATCACCCCCTGGACAGACTGACGACCGTCGTCGAGGAGGCGGGCGCGGACGAGGTCATCGTCCTGACCGCCCCGCACTACGTCGAGGAGTTCTTCCACCGCGACTGGGCCTCCCGCGCCCGGCACAAGGTCGGTGTCCCGGTGCTCAAGCTCTTCGCGCACAGCGAATAG
- a CDS encoding ATP-binding protein, which produces MQAAVTVTPTQIPDLLLGLATVRPVFLWGAPGIGKSSLVRKFAESLGLECVSLLGTQLAPEDLIGVPQIRDGRSVFCPPEAIARDEPYCLFLDELNAATPDVQKAFYSLILDRRIGNYELPEGSIVIGAGNRATDNALARPIASALVNRLTHVHLRASATDWLVWAGENGIHPWVVDYLAERPDHLWSQPPKTEEPFSTPRSWHMLSDALHSFGPALDEETLTIVAHGTLTPAHAVSFCGYAKIVRHTYGIEAIIKGDASWPRRTEDRDLLYYLAEAFRGRLVKELPAQREHASAAVRETSYRAKSLLVQLAEISVEVAQTVIAEDADGNPVLPAWFLVEAARDMPRLVEARR; this is translated from the coding sequence TTGCAGGCCGCAGTAACCGTCACCCCCACGCAGATCCCGGACCTCCTTCTGGGCCTCGCCACCGTCCGTCCGGTCTTCCTCTGGGGCGCCCCCGGCATCGGGAAGTCCTCCCTGGTACGGAAGTTCGCCGAATCCCTGGGCCTGGAGTGCGTCAGCCTGCTGGGCACGCAGCTCGCCCCCGAGGACCTGATCGGCGTGCCGCAGATCCGCGACGGACGCTCCGTGTTCTGCCCGCCGGAGGCCATCGCCCGCGACGAGCCGTACTGCCTCTTCCTGGACGAGCTGAACGCCGCGACCCCGGACGTGCAGAAGGCCTTCTACTCGCTCATCCTCGACCGCCGGATCGGCAACTACGAGCTTCCGGAAGGCTCGATCGTGATCGGCGCCGGCAACCGCGCCACCGACAACGCCCTGGCCCGCCCCATCGCCTCCGCGCTCGTCAACCGCCTCACCCACGTCCACCTGCGCGCCTCCGCCACCGACTGGCTGGTGTGGGCGGGCGAGAACGGCATCCACCCCTGGGTGGTGGACTACCTCGCCGAGCGGCCCGACCACCTGTGGTCGCAGCCGCCCAAGACCGAGGAGCCGTTCTCCACACCCCGCTCCTGGCACATGCTCTCCGACGCGCTGCACTCCTTCGGGCCGGCGCTGGACGAGGAGACGCTGACGATCGTGGCCCACGGGACGCTGACCCCCGCCCACGCCGTCTCCTTCTGCGGATACGCCAAGATCGTGCGGCACACCTACGGCATCGAGGCGATCATCAAGGGAGACGCCTCCTGGCCCCGCCGCACCGAGGACCGCGACCTGCTCTACTACCTCGCCGAAGCGTTCCGGGGACGGCTCGTCAAGGAGCTCCCGGCCCAGCGCGAGCACGCCTCGGCCGCCGTGCGCGAGACCTCCTACCGTGCCAAGTCGCTGCTGGTCCAGCTCGCCGAGATATCCGTCGAGGTCGCCCAGACCGTCATCGCCGAGGACGCCGACGGCAATCCGGTGCTGCCCGCCTGGTTCCTGGTGGAGGCCGCCCGCGACATGCCCCGGCTGGTCGAGGCCCGGCGTTGA
- a CDS encoding pyrimidine reductase family protein, with product MRSLFPVTDLTKSASGAEDPSGPLTDREWSLDELADAYAYPLGLPAEGPAAPWLRANMVSTLDGAAQHDGRSQPISCAADMRIFGTLRGLADVVIAGAETVRLEGYRPARAREAFAARRAAAGQGPAPAVAVVTGSMDLDFSLPLFTEPLVPTLVLTGSGAGADRIAAARKAGAEVVIAGEGARVDPARAVRELADRGLRRQLTEGGPRLLGQFVAAGVLDELCLTVSPMLTAGDAQRIAGGPGVTVPERFFLASLLEEAGFLFTRYRRTDR from the coding sequence ATGCGAAGCCTGTTCCCTGTGACGGACCTGACAAAGAGCGCCTCGGGAGCGGAGGACCCGTCCGGGCCGCTCACCGACCGCGAGTGGAGCCTCGACGAGCTGGCGGACGCCTACGCCTACCCCTTGGGCCTCCCGGCCGAAGGGCCCGCGGCCCCCTGGCTGCGCGCCAACATGGTCTCCACCCTCGACGGGGCCGCCCAGCACGACGGCCGCTCGCAGCCCATCTCCTGCGCGGCGGACATGCGGATCTTCGGCACCCTGCGGGGTCTGGCCGACGTGGTGATCGCCGGGGCCGAGACCGTACGCCTGGAGGGGTACCGTCCGGCCCGCGCCCGGGAGGCGTTCGCCGCGCGGCGGGCCGCCGCCGGTCAGGGCCCCGCTCCCGCCGTCGCGGTGGTGACCGGCTCGATGGACCTGGACTTCTCGCTGCCGCTGTTCACCGAGCCGCTCGTCCCGACCCTCGTGCTGACCGGATCCGGGGCCGGTGCCGACCGGATCGCGGCGGCCCGGAAGGCGGGCGCCGAGGTGGTGATCGCGGGCGAGGGCGCCCGGGTGGACCCGGCCCGTGCCGTGCGCGAGCTGGCCGACCGGGGGCTGAGGCGGCAGCTCACCGAGGGCGGGCCCCGGCTGCTCGGCCAGTTCGTGGCGGCCGGCGTGCTGGACGAGCTGTGCCTGACGGTGTCCCCGATGCTGACCGCCGGAGACGCCCAGCGGATCGCGGGGGGTCCCGGGGTCACCGTGCCGGAACGTTTTTTCCTGGCATCGCTGCTGGAAGAGGCCGGGTTCCTCTTCACTCGGTACCGTCGGACCGACAGATAG
- a CDS encoding OsmC family protein encodes MATTRQAHTNWEGNLIEGKGVVTFDSSGIGDYPVSWPARSEQANGKTSPEELIAAAHSSCFSMALSHGLAGAGTPSTRLETKAEVTFQPGTGITGIHLTVVGEVPGLDEDAFLKAAEDAKANCPVSQALTGTTITLTASLA; translated from the coding sequence ATGGCTACCACGCGTCAGGCGCACACGAACTGGGAAGGCAACCTGATCGAGGGCAAGGGGGTCGTCACCTTCGACTCCTCCGGCATCGGCGACTACCCCGTCTCCTGGCCCGCCCGCTCGGAGCAGGCGAACGGGAAGACGAGCCCCGAGGAGCTCATCGCCGCCGCCCACTCCAGCTGCTTCTCGATGGCGCTCTCCCACGGCCTCGCCGGGGCGGGCACCCCGTCGACCCGCCTGGAGACCAAGGCCGAGGTGACCTTCCAGCCCGGTACCGGCATCACCGGTATCCACCTCACCGTCGTGGGCGAGGTGCCCGGTCTCGACGAGGACGCCTTCCTGAAGGCCGCCGAGGACGCCAAGGCGAACTGCCCGGTCAGCCAGGCGCTCACGGGCACGACGATCACCCTGACGGCGTCGCTCGCCTGA
- a CDS encoding VWA-like domain-containing protein gives MSRSRKQGEGRPDPAAEAFAAGAELVRRNPALAAVDAEFVRAKADADAPGQGLVRADSNGRVHIHPTRRAEPGEWAWALAHALLHLGFGHLPAAKEPREQPDRFALAARCTVVNRFLATFPIGTAPDHLPESYPDGDEDQLAARWRRTGVPAAYEQGGTADGEPDQLLVQWPRWDTALPDRQLAFAYALTRTVSAAMDVAGGRRDRLTGERVAQRPWDRALNWFVSSYPLLGGLAAGLSVVADAELARAHDISVAAVDATAGEIYINPLKRFTDEEWRFVLAHEMLHAALRHGGRRGARDHYLFNVAADYVINGWLVEMDVGTMPEGLLYDPGLKGLSAEEVYDRIATGLRRGRRLATLRGKGLGDILGEPLPGRTGDPVDLDAFYRRALVQGHQLHTDRQRGLLPAGLVQEIRALAHPPVPWDARLARWFDEFVPRPEPVRSYSRPARRQASTPDIPRAGRSFPPEEVARCTFGVVLDTSGSMSGPLLAKALGAIASYSEARDVPAARVVFCDAAAYDAGYLAPTEIAGRVRVRGRGGTVLQPGVDLLHRADDFPPTAPVLVITDGWCDVLRVRREHAYLIPEGAGLPFTPRGPVFRVR, from the coding sequence TTGAGCCGGTCCCGCAAGCAGGGCGAGGGCCGCCCCGACCCGGCCGCCGAGGCCTTCGCCGCCGGCGCCGAGCTGGTGCGCCGCAACCCCGCCCTCGCGGCCGTCGACGCCGAATTCGTCCGGGCCAAAGCCGACGCGGACGCCCCCGGTCAGGGCCTCGTACGGGCGGACTCCAACGGTCGGGTGCACATCCACCCCACCCGCCGGGCCGAACCGGGCGAGTGGGCCTGGGCGCTCGCCCATGCCCTCCTGCACCTCGGTTTCGGCCACCTGCCCGCCGCCAAGGAGCCCCGCGAGCAGCCCGACCGCTTCGCCCTCGCCGCCCGCTGCACCGTCGTCAACCGGTTCCTCGCCACCTTCCCCATCGGCACCGCCCCCGACCACCTCCCCGAGAGCTACCCCGACGGCGACGAGGACCAGCTCGCCGCCCGCTGGCGCAGGACCGGCGTCCCGGCCGCCTACGAGCAAGGCGGCACCGCGGACGGCGAGCCCGACCAGCTGCTGGTCCAGTGGCCGCGCTGGGACACCGCCCTGCCCGACCGGCAACTCGCCTTCGCCTACGCCCTGACCCGTACGGTCTCGGCCGCGATGGACGTCGCGGGCGGTCGCCGCGACCGGCTCACCGGTGAACGCGTCGCCCAGCGCCCCTGGGACCGCGCACTCAACTGGTTCGTCTCGTCCTACCCGCTGCTCGGCGGCCTCGCGGCCGGGCTGAGCGTCGTCGCCGATGCCGAACTCGCCCGCGCCCACGACATCTCCGTGGCCGCCGTGGACGCCACCGCCGGCGAGATCTACATCAACCCCCTCAAGCGGTTCACGGACGAGGAATGGCGGTTCGTCCTCGCCCACGAGATGCTGCACGCCGCCCTGCGCCACGGCGGGCGCCGCGGCGCCCGCGACCACTATCTCTTCAACGTCGCCGCCGACTACGTCATCAACGGCTGGCTGGTCGAGATGGACGTCGGCACGATGCCCGAAGGGCTGCTGTACGACCCCGGGTTGAAGGGGCTGTCGGCCGAGGAGGTGTACGACCGGATCGCCACCGGGCTGCGGCGCGGCCGACGCCTGGCGACCCTGCGCGGCAAGGGCCTCGGCGACATCCTGGGCGAACCCCTGCCCGGCCGGACCGGCGACCCGGTCGACCTCGACGCGTTCTACCGGCGCGCCCTCGTCCAGGGCCACCAGCTGCACACCGACCGGCAGCGCGGCCTGCTGCCGGCCGGCCTGGTCCAGGAGATCCGCGCGCTCGCCCATCCGCCCGTCCCGTGGGACGCCCGGCTGGCCCGCTGGTTCGACGAGTTCGTGCCACGCCCCGAGCCGGTACGCAGCTACTCCCGGCCCGCCCGGCGCCAGGCCTCGACCCCCGACATCCCGCGCGCGGGCCGCTCCTTCCCGCCCGAGGAGGTCGCCCGCTGCACCTTCGGCGTCGTCCTGGACACCTCGGGCTCGATGTCCGGCCCGCTGCTCGCCAAGGCGCTGGGCGCGATCGCCTCGTACTCCGAGGCCCGCGACGTGCCGGCCGCCCGCGTGGTGTTCTGCGACGCCGCCGCCTACGACGCCGGATACCTGGCGCCGACGGAGATCGCCGGGCGGGTACGGGTCAGAGGGCGCGGCGGCACGGTCCTGCAACCCGGCGTCGATCTGCTGCACCGGGCCGACGACTTCCCGCCGACGGCCCCGGTCCTGGTGATCACCGACGGGTGGTGCGACGTGCTGCGGGTCCGCCGCGAGCACGCCTATCTGATCCCGGAGGGCGCGGGGCTGCCGTTCACCCCGCGCGGACCGGTCTTCCGGGTGCGCTGA
- a CDS encoding ATP-binding cassette domain-containing protein, producing the protein MDLRGVGHRYGLRGAWVLRGVDLTLPARTLVRVEGANGAGKSTLLRLLAGIDAPAEGRITGRRTRTAYVPERFPAALPLTATGYLVHLGRIHGLRSAEAKRRAGEWLTRFGAAEHARTPLAELSKGTSQKVAVAQALLAAPDLLVLDEAWTGLDTAARAELDRAVAERVAAGATVVFVDHDPRRLAGAADLILRTRGGGVHRVTAPTPTGPDPGPSVLIEAEGPPGAPLPAGLPGDPVRERGSGTGGGGLVGTGPDTDGTTGSPGVVRLTVPTPYSDALLAALLTARPPWHIRRVAPAEGHASAQETQETQEAEAAGAAVSVRAAGATEAAEVSEAP; encoded by the coding sequence ATGGATCTCCGAGGCGTGGGCCACCGGTACGGCCTCCGCGGCGCCTGGGTGCTGCGCGGGGTCGATCTCACGCTGCCCGCGCGCACGCTCGTCCGGGTCGAAGGGGCCAACGGCGCCGGCAAGTCGACCCTGCTGCGGCTGCTCGCCGGGATCGACGCGCCCGCCGAGGGCCGGATCACCGGCCGCCGGACCCGCACGGCGTACGTCCCCGAGCGCTTTCCGGCGGCGCTGCCCCTGACCGCCACCGGCTATCTCGTCCACCTCGGCCGGATCCACGGGCTGCGGAGCGCCGAGGCGAAGCGGCGGGCGGGGGAGTGGCTGACCCGGTTCGGGGCGGCGGAGCACGCCCGTACCCCGCTCGCCGAACTCTCCAAGGGCACCAGCCAGAAGGTCGCGGTCGCCCAGGCGCTGCTCGCCGCACCGGACCTGCTGGTCCTGGACGAGGCCTGGACCGGGCTCGACACCGCGGCCCGTGCCGAACTGGACCGCGCGGTGGCGGAACGCGTCGCGGCGGGCGCCACCGTGGTCTTCGTCGACCACGACCCGCGACGCCTGGCCGGGGCCGCCGACCTCATCCTGCGGACCCGGGGCGGCGGGGTCCACCGGGTGACGGCCCCGACGCCTACGGGCCCCGACCCGGGCCCGAGCGTCCTGATCGAGGCCGAGGGCCCGCCCGGCGCGCCGCTGCCCGCCGGTCTTCCGGGCGACCCGGTCCGGGAGCGGGGGAGCGGCACGGGTGGCGGCGGCCTCGTCGGAACCGGCCCGGACACGGACGGCACAACCGGCTCCCCCGGCGTCGTCCGCCTCACCGTCCCCACGCCCTACTCCGACGCGCTCCTGGCGGCCCTGCTCACGGCGCGTCCGCCCTGGCACATCCGCCGGGTCGCCCCGGCGGAAGGCCACGCGTCGGCCCAGGAGACCCAGGAGACCCAGGAGGCAGAGGCGGCCGGGGCCGCGGTGTCCGTGCGGGCGGCCGGGGCCACCGAGGCAGCCGAGGTGTCCGAAGCGCCATGA